From the Maioricimonas rarisocia genome, one window contains:
- a CDS encoding DUF4339 domain-containing protein — protein sequence MARHYFYQIMGEVIGPISATELRHAAQEGKLDKDTLVRAGNDGRWVTADKVKGLFGASLTPTEPQEAPPISEIDPSDVRLRNSHASDLKPSTAAPISAQSDEHIRASHDTGRRSNLKAISMPIAAVMCVACTVCGVMLGSLFSGSESVGDVNTDAALADQRAVSPGPSTPSLSHEEAVASLNEFAREAHSYYQQVVSEPATSTVGSRAAAARSIRAAATRGRGEVALYEPYCEYSYCFEVDTNFVTSVPAEHVADGMYEGEIKWRVRVVVVKLIEVLPPPPHFLNEELTKRFSPGTQGEWTDVSFRCSMVDGEWGIVFDDGERRTLDDLKDERLGRAFRRAGMTE from the coding sequence ATGGCACGGCACTATTTCTACCAGATTATGGGTGAAGTGATTGGACCGATTAGTGCAACGGAACTGCGTCACGCGGCCCAAGAAGGAAAACTAGACAAAGATACACTGGTGCGCGCCGGCAACGATGGGCGCTGGGTGACGGCCGACAAAGTAAAGGGACTTTTCGGCGCCTCACTGACTCCAACCGAACCGCAGGAAGCACCTCCCATTTCAGAGATAGATCCGTCCGATGTCCGACTCCGGAATTCGCATGCTTCGGACTTGAAGCCTAGCACAGCTGCCCCAATATCCGCCCAGTCGGACGAACATATCCGGGCGTCTCACGACACGGGACGCCGCAGCAACCTCAAGGCAATCAGCATGCCAATTGCTGCAGTTATGTGCGTTGCCTGCACTGTCTGTGGCGTGATGTTGGGAAGCCTTTTTTCAGGCAGCGAGTCCGTAGGGGACGTGAACACTGATGCGGCACTTGCTGATCAAAGAGCAGTTTCTCCAGGACCGAGCACGCCCAGTCTCAGCCACGAGGAAGCGGTCGCTTCACTAAACGAGTTTGCACGCGAGGCACATTCTTATTATCAGCAGGTCGTGTCTGAACCTGCCACTAGCACAGTTGGCAGCCGTGCAGCAGCAGCAAGGAGCATTCGCGCTGCTGCAACAAGGGGCCGGGGTGAGGTGGCATTGTACGAGCCGTACTGCGAGTATAGCTACTGCTTTGAGGTCGATACTAACTTTGTCACAAGTGTGCCCGCGGAGCATGTGGCCGATGGGATGTACGAAGGCGAAATCAAGTGGCGCGTCCGCGTTGTGGTTGTGAAACTAATTGAGGTCCTTCCCCCGCCGCCGCACTTTCTTAACGAAGAGCTGACGAAACGCTTCAGTCCCGGTACCCAGGGTGAGTGGACCGATGTGTCCTTTAGATGCAGTATGGTTGACGGTGAATGGGGCATCGTTTTTGACGATGGAGAAAGAAGGACTCTTGATGACCTCAAGGACGAGAGACTTGGCCGCGCGTTTCGACGTGCTGGTATGACAGAATGA
- a CDS encoding BPTD_3080 family restriction endonuclease, whose product MTHTLSKKYHLGTGDLIVNSPFEEPTVHWEYIRKAMLFDPKPGRRPAGYTVATPDSTGFDDPGVFVPLDLVEQIRPRVKAWREAHYPGVTGITRRLLEHWYDAEQREGRRFFFCQLEAIETLIWLTEADPAETQGIEIPGDGGPFSRWCTKLATGTGKTVVMSMLIAWQVLNKTTYRQDARFSRDVLIIAPGLTVRDRLQVLVPDAPGNYYDEFGIVPTGLFGKLREGRVRIDNWHNLSIETPEQLAKVRSVDKRRKMPRSDEAYIRDVLGEMANARNLLVINDEAHHAWRVPAESKVRGVKKDELDEATKWVGGLDRIHKARGILRCFDFSATPFAPSGKKSSEETVFGWIVSDFGLNDAIESGLVKTPRVVVRDDGKVDKELRSKFYHLYRDPDVQSDLNQKADPTVPLPDLVTTGYALLGADWDVARKNWEAENHPVPPVMITVANRTETAARIKNAFDTKRIEVPELCKPDATLHIDSKVLGQAEAQEQAVEIGNGSPGDDEDDGPVKKLTKQQQAELLRRTVDTVGQVGQPGEQIRNVISVGMLSEGWDAKTVTHIMGLRAFSSQLLCEQVVGRGLRRTSYETYLTEDGREFFPPEHVNIFGVPFTFLPHEDETGTPPPPPPPKTRVYALPEREADFGLSWPNVIRIDHVYRPVLSLDVDKVKPLVLRASDTPTMAELAAIIAGKPNLDSMSKIDLEELVRKNRIQTIIFKVARDTFDQMKPGWTGNADVLIAQLINLTEQFIEEGPIRFKPETYGKDPLRRRAMLMLNMNRVVQHFWSQIRQENSTSLQPVFDTEHPVRSTSEMRAWYTSRPCHQTGKSHINVGVYDSTWEATEAFVLDDSDDVDAWVKNDHLGFEIWWLDRGARRRYRPDFLVRLKNGTMLVLEVKGQDTEEAKAKRQALEDWVAAVNSHGGFGRWACDVSFEQGDMADIIAKYAASES is encoded by the coding sequence ATGACTCACACACTCTCGAAAAAGTATCATCTCGGCACGGGCGATCTGATCGTCAATTCGCCGTTCGAAGAGCCGACCGTTCACTGGGAATACATCCGGAAGGCGATGCTCTTCGACCCGAAGCCGGGACGTCGGCCTGCCGGTTACACCGTGGCGACACCCGATTCGACCGGCTTCGACGATCCCGGTGTGTTCGTCCCGCTCGATCTCGTCGAACAGATTCGCCCCCGCGTGAAAGCCTGGCGGGAAGCGCACTACCCCGGCGTCACCGGGATCACCCGGCGGCTGCTCGAACACTGGTACGATGCCGAGCAGCGCGAGGGGCGACGCTTCTTCTTTTGCCAGCTCGAAGCGATCGAAACACTGATCTGGCTGACCGAAGCGGACCCGGCCGAAACGCAGGGGATCGAGATTCCCGGCGACGGGGGGCCGTTCTCCCGCTGGTGTACGAAGCTGGCGACCGGGACCGGCAAAACGGTCGTGATGTCGATGCTGATCGCCTGGCAGGTGCTCAACAAAACGACGTACCGGCAGGACGCCCGCTTCAGCCGCGACGTGCTGATCATCGCCCCCGGACTGACGGTCAGGGACCGGCTGCAGGTGCTGGTCCCCGATGCCCCGGGCAACTACTACGACGAATTCGGCATCGTGCCGACGGGCCTGTTCGGCAAGCTTCGCGAAGGGCGGGTGCGGATTGACAACTGGCACAATTTGTCGATCGAGACGCCGGAGCAGCTGGCGAAGGTCCGCAGCGTCGACAAACGTCGGAAGATGCCCCGCAGCGACGAAGCGTACATCCGCGACGTGCTGGGGGAGATGGCGAACGCCCGCAATCTGCTCGTGATCAACGACGAAGCCCACCATGCCTGGCGGGTTCCGGCCGAGTCGAAGGTGCGCGGCGTCAAGAAAGACGAACTCGACGAGGCAACGAAGTGGGTCGGCGGTCTGGACCGGATTCACAAGGCCCGGGGAATCCTGCGATGCTTCGACTTCTCGGCGACGCCGTTCGCGCCGTCCGGCAAGAAGAGCTCCGAGGAAACGGTCTTCGGCTGGATCGTCAGCGACTTCGGGCTGAACGATGCGATCGAGTCGGGACTCGTGAAGACGCCGCGTGTCGTCGTGCGGGACGACGGCAAGGTCGACAAGGAACTGCGGTCGAAGTTCTACCATCTGTACCGCGATCCCGACGTTCAGAGCGACCTGAATCAGAAGGCTGATCCGACGGTCCCGCTGCCCGACCTGGTGACGACCGGCTACGCCCTGCTGGGGGCCGACTGGGATGTCGCCCGAAAGAACTGGGAGGCAGAGAATCATCCCGTGCCGCCGGTGATGATCACGGTCGCAAACCGGACCGAGACGGCGGCCCGGATCAAGAATGCGTTCGACACAAAGCGGATTGAGGTTCCGGAGCTGTGCAAGCCGGACGCGACGCTGCACATCGATTCGAAGGTGCTCGGACAGGCGGAAGCACAGGAACAGGCGGTCGAGATCGGCAACGGGTCGCCGGGCGACGATGAGGACGACGGGCCGGTCAAAAAACTGACGAAGCAGCAACAGGCCGAACTGCTGCGTCGGACGGTCGACACGGTCGGTCAGGTCGGCCAGCCGGGGGAGCAGATCCGGAATGTGATTTCGGTCGGGATGCTCTCGGAAGGCTGGGACGCGAAGACGGTCACGCACATCATGGGGCTGCGGGCGTTTTCGAGTCAGCTGTTGTGCGAGCAGGTCGTCGGCCGCGGCCTGCGACGGACGTCCTACGAGACGTATCTGACCGAAGACGGCCGGGAGTTCTTTCCGCCCGAGCACGTGAACATCTTCGGCGTGCCGTTCACGTTCCTGCCGCACGAAGACGAAACCGGAACGCCGCCGCCCCCTCCGCCGCCGAAAACGCGAGTCTACGCCCTGCCGGAACGCGAGGCGGATTTCGGATTGAGCTGGCCGAACGTGATTCGCATCGATCACGTCTACCGGCCCGTGCTGTCGCTCGACGTCGACAAGGTGAAGCCGCTGGTGCTGCGGGCGTCGGATACGCCCACGATGGCGGAACTGGCCGCGATCATTGCGGGGAAGCCGAATCTTGATTCGATGTCGAAGATCGACCTGGAGGAACTCGTCCGCAAGAACCGCATTCAGACAATCATCTTCAAGGTCGCCCGCGACACGTTCGACCAGATGAAACCGGGCTGGACCGGCAACGCGGACGTGCTGATCGCACAGTTGATCAACCTGACCGAGCAGTTCATCGAAGAGGGGCCGATCCGGTTCAAACCGGAGACGTACGGCAAAGACCCGCTGCGACGACGGGCGATGCTGATGCTGAACATGAACCGCGTCGTGCAGCATTTCTGGAGCCAGATCCGGCAGGAGAATTCGACGTCGCTGCAGCCGGTCTTCGACACCGAGCATCCCGTGCGGAGCACGAGCGAGATGCGAGCGTGGTACACGTCCCGGCCCTGCCATCAGACCGGGAAATCGCACATCAACGTCGGCGTCTACGACAGTACCTGGGAAGCGACCGAGGCGTTCGTTCTCGACGACAGCGACGACGTCGACGCGTGGGTGAAGAACGATCACCTCGGCTTCGAAATCTGGTGGCTCGATCGCGGTGCGCGTCGTCGCTACCGGCCCGATTTTCTCGTCCGGCTGAAGAACGGGACGATGCTCGTGCTCGAAGTGAAGGGGCAGGACACCGAGGAAGCGAAGGCGAAACGGCAGGCCCTCGAAGACTGGGTTGCGGCCGTGAACTCGCATGGCGGCTTTGGCCGCTGGGCCTGCGACGTTTCCTTCGAGCAGGGCGATATGGCGGACATCATCGCGAAGTATGCGGCGTCCGAGAGTTGA
- a CDS encoding GIY-YIG nuclease family protein, whose product MLNLVELIRLAGIELGSYKIHCATDNKLSEWRPLEQYYAGTFEWGQARQSQKNFECENVVSIINLGDGKRWLFVGVYRVGGVRYDDRKGYYVYSLDRRSGLEHLEGRVIVRFPKSFRASYLVGANHEDQLVVDAIREEKMSIADFPGFNSVRLSFEMLKAVFRHDHPSWRAALANVSGVYVVADRTTGELYVGSAYGGVGIWQRWSSYAQTGHGGNKELRAMLKEHGSDYAHNFQFSLLEMCDINASTDYIISRESHWKEVLLTRDFGLNWN is encoded by the coding sequence ATGTTGAATCTCGTCGAATTGATCCGATTGGCCGGCATCGAACTGGGTAGCTACAAGATTCACTGTGCGACGGACAACAAACTGTCCGAATGGCGACCGCTTGAGCAGTACTATGCAGGTACCTTCGAATGGGGGCAGGCACGCCAGAGCCAGAAGAACTTCGAGTGTGAAAATGTCGTTTCGATCATCAATCTCGGTGACGGAAAGCGGTGGTTGTTCGTGGGCGTGTACCGCGTCGGCGGCGTACGCTACGACGACCGCAAGGGCTACTACGTCTATTCCCTGGACCGCCGCTCAGGTCTCGAACATCTCGAAGGACGTGTGATCGTCCGGTTCCCGAAATCGTTCCGGGCTTCATATCTGGTCGGAGCCAACCACGAGGATCAACTGGTTGTCGACGCGATCCGTGAGGAGAAGATGTCGATTGCGGACTTCCCCGGATTCAACTCGGTGCGACTCTCCTTCGAGATGCTCAAGGCGGTCTTTCGGCACGATCATCCCTCCTGGCGGGCGGCGCTGGCCAATGTCTCCGGGGTCTATGTCGTCGCCGATCGGACGACGGGCGAGCTCTACGTCGGCAGCGCATACGGTGGCGTCGGGATCTGGCAGCGGTGGTCGAGCTATGCTCAGACGGGCCACGGCGGAAACAAGGAGCTGCGAGCGATGCTGAAGGAGCATGGCTCCGACTATGCACACAACTTCCAGTTCTCACTACTCGAAATGTGCGACATCAACGCAAGCACGGACTACATCATCTCCCGGGAATCGCACTGGAAGGAGGTGCTGCTGACGCGCGATTTCGGTCTGAACTGGAACTGA
- a CDS encoding IS4 family transposase, which translates to MAMLQLEINDWAQENFGACQLGDVRRTRRAVKLAAQVAARPDGSTPEQTEAWPDCKAAYRLFDRDEVTFDALCEPHWELTRNRDGGTWLLLGDTTEIDFRIQREISGLGPTGDGKGRGFFLHSSLMIDADTGEIAGLAGAELFHRKPAPKGETRRQQMNRERESEVWGRVIDRVGTPPEGAHFIHVFDAGADNFEVFCHLQIQKCGWVIQAAHKHRRVFGPEGDRLPLQALIDRQPVSGMSELSLRSRKQASGTKQSSRTALLEVRHAPLTMPIPKTQTPFVQQCGIKRIPMWVIDIREVDAPADVKEPLHWVLLTSEPVQSFDDARTVIGWYEKRPVIEDYHKCLKTGCRVEERQYETSERLEAVTGMLSVVAIRLLQLKYVARSEPNVPAKRVVPPTWLEMLQAVQRGKRQIRTVRDFFRSLAMLGGFLGRKSDGEPGWITIWRGMNKLLMYLRGAAAIGRRYG; encoded by the coding sequence ATGGCCATGCTGCAGCTGGAGATCAACGATTGGGCCCAGGAGAATTTTGGAGCATGTCAGTTGGGTGACGTTCGAAGAACCAGGCGGGCAGTGAAACTCGCCGCGCAAGTAGCCGCTCGCCCCGATGGCAGCACTCCCGAACAGACGGAAGCCTGGCCCGACTGCAAGGCTGCGTACCGCCTGTTTGACCGGGACGAGGTGACGTTCGATGCGCTGTGCGAACCGCACTGGGAACTGACACGCAACCGTGATGGAGGCACCTGGCTGCTGCTCGGTGACACGACCGAGATTGACTTCCGGATCCAGCGCGAGATCTCCGGACTGGGACCAACCGGTGACGGCAAGGGCCGGGGTTTCTTCCTGCACTCGTCGCTGATGATTGATGCGGACACGGGGGAGATTGCCGGGCTGGCCGGTGCGGAACTGTTTCATCGCAAACCGGCCCCCAAGGGCGAAACCCGCCGTCAACAGATGAACCGCGAACGGGAATCGGAGGTCTGGGGCCGGGTGATTGACCGTGTCGGCACGCCGCCGGAGGGAGCCCACTTTATTCACGTGTTCGATGCTGGGGCAGATAATTTTGAAGTCTTCTGTCATCTGCAGATCCAGAAGTGCGGATGGGTGATCCAAGCCGCGCACAAACATCGTCGGGTGTTCGGTCCGGAAGGGGACCGCCTGCCGCTGCAGGCGCTGATCGACCGGCAGCCGGTCAGCGGAATGTCTGAACTGTCGCTCCGATCGCGCAAACAGGCATCGGGCACCAAACAGTCGTCCCGCACAGCCCTGCTCGAAGTCCGGCATGCGCCGTTGACCATGCCGATCCCGAAGACACAGACTCCCTTCGTGCAGCAGTGCGGGATCAAACGGATACCGATGTGGGTGATCGACATCCGGGAAGTGGATGCACCGGCCGACGTGAAAGAACCGCTGCACTGGGTGCTGCTGACCTCCGAACCGGTGCAGAGCTTCGACGATGCGCGGACCGTGATCGGCTGGTATGAGAAACGGCCGGTGATTGAGGACTATCACAAGTGCCTGAAAACGGGCTGTCGCGTGGAAGAACGGCAGTACGAGACCAGTGAGCGTCTGGAAGCCGTGACGGGCATGCTGAGCGTGGTCGCCATACGTTTGCTGCAGCTGAAGTATGTGGCGCGGTCCGAACCGAACGTCCCCGCGAAACGGGTTGTTCCGCCGACATGGCTGGAGATGCTGCAGGCCGTCCAGCGAGGCAAACGACAGATCAGGACGGTCCGCGACTTCTTTCGTTCGCTGGCCATGCTTGGCGGATTCCTCGGTCGCAAATCGGACGGTGAGCCGGGCTGGATCACCATCTGGCGCGGTATGAACAAGCTCCTGATGTACCTCCGCGGGGCCGCCGCCATCGGCCGTAGATATGGGTAA
- a CDS encoding GmrSD restriction endonuclease domain-containing protein encodes MSAITSTFKSSEPSLPNLLKDIDCGEIQLPDFQRGWVWDDDHIRSLIASISLSYPVGAIMLLQTGGDGVQFQPRPVQGVRLEHKVRPDFLILDGQQRMTSLYLALQSGQPVPTRTARKQEIERVYYLDIAKCLDPTVDRIEAVISLPADRKLTSDFGRKVELDVSTTEKEYEQGLFPLHSLFDHSLYFKWRHGFESKFMSQPENLQQLQQFETGVISRFQNYRIPAIELLRDTPKEAVCQVFEKVNTGGVTLTVFELVTAIFAADNFQLRKDWEARSRRLRKQSVLRSFEETSFLTAVTLLTTFERHRDKPSEAVTCKRRDVLKLTLADYSKYAERIEKGLDLAARFLAREGVFDTKSLPYSTQLVPLSAICAFLEDRFEQDPVRQKLAQWYWCGVFGELYGGANESRFAFDVPGVVAWIEGGEVPRTVSDAGFSPTRLLSMQTRNSAAYKGLMALLMRSGSHDFVSGDSIALSSYFDLSIDIHHIFPRAYCEKRNYKKNLWNSSVNKAPLSAKTNRAVGGKAPSEYLAAIEKNYKMESARLDEIIDSHAIDPLLLRSDRFDDFIQDRAIRLLDLIEQAMGKAVSGRDANETINAFGGPLQKQEVI; translated from the coding sequence ATGTCGGCCATCACAAGCACGTTCAAGTCCAGCGAACCGTCTCTTCCCAACCTGCTGAAGGACATCGATTGCGGCGAGATCCAGCTTCCGGATTTCCAGCGAGGCTGGGTCTGGGACGACGATCACATTCGCTCGTTGATCGCGAGCATCTCACTGTCTTACCCGGTCGGCGCGATCATGTTGCTGCAGACCGGCGGGGACGGCGTGCAGTTCCAGCCGCGGCCGGTGCAGGGCGTACGGCTCGAACACAAAGTCCGGCCAGACTTCCTGATTCTTGATGGTCAGCAACGGATGACGTCGCTGTACCTGGCTCTGCAGAGTGGGCAGCCGGTGCCGACGCGAACGGCACGAAAGCAGGAAATCGAACGCGTCTATTACCTCGACATCGCGAAGTGTCTGGATCCCACCGTGGATCGGATCGAAGCTGTCATTTCGCTGCCGGCGGATCGCAAATTGACGTCTGATTTCGGCCGGAAGGTCGAACTGGACGTGAGCACAACAGAGAAGGAATACGAGCAGGGGCTGTTTCCACTGCATTCTCTGTTCGACCATTCGCTGTATTTCAAGTGGCGCCACGGCTTCGAGTCGAAGTTCATGTCGCAGCCCGAGAATCTGCAGCAGCTCCAGCAGTTCGAAACCGGTGTGATCAGCCGGTTCCAGAACTACCGTATCCCCGCGATCGAGTTGCTACGTGACACGCCGAAGGAGGCCGTGTGCCAGGTCTTCGAGAAGGTGAACACGGGAGGTGTGACTCTGACCGTCTTTGAGCTCGTGACGGCGATCTTTGCTGCGGACAACTTCCAGCTACGGAAGGATTGGGAGGCTCGCAGCCGGCGTCTCCGCAAACAGAGCGTTCTGAGGAGCTTCGAAGAGACGAGTTTTCTGACGGCGGTGACGCTGCTGACGACATTCGAGCGGCACCGCGACAAGCCTTCGGAGGCGGTTACGTGCAAACGCCGCGACGTGCTCAAGCTGACCCTGGCCGACTATTCGAAGTACGCCGAACGAATTGAGAAGGGCCTGGACCTGGCCGCCCGGTTTCTCGCGAGGGAGGGTGTCTTTGACACGAAGTCGCTGCCGTACTCGACGCAACTGGTCCCGCTGTCGGCGATCTGCGCCTTTCTCGAGGACCGGTTCGAGCAGGATCCGGTCCGGCAGAAGCTCGCGCAGTGGTACTGGTGCGGCGTGTTCGGTGAGTTGTACGGCGGTGCGAACGAGAGCCGATTTGCGTTTGATGTCCCGGGTGTGGTCGCGTGGATCGAAGGTGGCGAGGTTCCCCGCACGGTCAGCGATGCGGGCTTCAGTCCGACCCGCCTGCTGAGTATGCAGACCCGCAACAGCGCCGCGTACAAGGGGCTGATGGCACTGTTGATGCGGTCCGGAAGCCACGACTTCGTAAGCGGCGACTCGATCGCCTTGAGCAGCTACTTCGATCTGTCGATCGACATTCACCACATCTTTCCCCGCGCGTACTGCGAGAAGCGGAACTACAAGAAAAACCTGTGGAACAGTTCGGTCAACAAAGCTCCGCTGTCGGCGAAGACGAATCGTGCGGTCGGCGGCAAAGCTCCGAGCGAATATCTCGCGGCCATCGAGAAGAACTACAAGATGGAGTCCGCGCGGCTCGACGAAATCATCGACTCGCACGCGATCGATCCGTTGCTGCTGAGGTCGGACCGGTTCGATGACTTTATTCAGGACCGGGCGATCCGCCTGCTGGATCTGATCGAGCAGGCAATGGGGAAGGCGGTCTCGGGGCGGGACGCAAACGAAACGATCAATGCGTTCGGCGGACCGCTTCAAAAGCAGGAGGTGATATGA
- a CDS encoding DUF4268 domain-containing protein: protein MATIPKNLGRLERVDLRDVWTTEAGDFTPWLAEEQNIALLGDTIGIELEVESQEKSVGPFRADILCKDTSNDTWVLIENQLERTDHVHLGQLITYAAGLNAVTIVWVAHRFADEHRAALDWLNDVTGEGIEFFGLEVELWKIGNSLAAPKFNIVSSPNDWSKTASKAAKAAEAGNLTPTQQLQLEFWTAFREYVETKKASFKPTKAYPQTWMTLTLGKSGVVMTAIASAWDSESQSYDKNEIRAEIEINNRYYAKHFYQQLSEAKDEIESEFGEPLTWYNPEDKRTCRIYQRLTVDLHDRDRWPEYHEWLRTKLERLRKVFRPRVMQLSTSAPSGDDADV from the coding sequence ATGGCGACGATTCCCAAGAATCTCGGGCGACTCGAACGGGTCGATCTTCGTGACGTCTGGACGACCGAAGCGGGGGACTTCACGCCCTGGCTGGCCGAAGAGCAGAACATCGCGCTGCTCGGCGATACGATCGGCATCGAACTCGAAGTCGAGTCGCAGGAAAAGAGCGTCGGCCCGTTCCGGGCGGACATCCTCTGCAAGGACACGTCGAACGATACCTGGGTGCTGATCGAGAACCAGCTCGAACGGACCGATCACGTTCACCTTGGCCAGCTGATCACGTACGCGGCAGGGCTGAACGCCGTGACGATTGTCTGGGTGGCGCATCGATTCGCGGACGAGCACCGGGCGGCCCTCGACTGGTTGAACGACGTGACGGGTGAGGGGATCGAGTTCTTCGGTCTCGAAGTCGAGTTGTGGAAGATCGGCAATTCTCTGGCGGCCCCGAAGTTCAATATCGTCAGTTCGCCGAACGACTGGTCGAAGACCGCGAGTAAGGCGGCCAAGGCAGCCGAAGCCGGCAATCTCACGCCGACACAGCAGCTGCAGCTTGAGTTCTGGACGGCGTTCCGGGAGTACGTCGAGACGAAAAAGGCGTCCTTCAAGCCGACCAAGGCGTACCCGCAGACGTGGATGACACTCACGCTCGGGAAGAGCGGCGTCGTCATGACCGCGATTGCATCGGCTTGGGATTCCGAGAGCCAGAGCTACGACAAGAACGAGATTCGTGCCGAGATCGAAATTAATAATAGGTATTACGCGAAGCACTTCTACCAGCAACTCTCCGAAGCGAAGGACGAGATCGAGTCCGAATTCGGCGAGCCATTGACGTGGTACAATCCCGAGGACAAACGGACCTGCAGGATCTATCAGCGACTGACGGTCGACCTGCATGATCGGGACCGCTGGCCGGAATACCACGAATGGCTGCGGACCAAGCTTGAGCGGCTGCGCAAGGTGTTCAGGCCGCGTGTAATGCAACTCAGCACGAGTGCTCCATCGGGCGACGACGCGGACGTGTGA
- a CDS encoding PEP-CTERM sorting domain-containing protein encodes MGGLSSGLQAIDQITLDPINGKLFVADGFGGNKLIRANLDGTGIETIGTDNAIGVLFVDVTPVPEPSSLALLGMGLLGLGGTPLRRRR; translated from the coding sequence ATGGGAGGCCTCTCGAGCGGGCTGCAGGCGATTGACCAGATCACGCTGGACCCGATCAACGGCAAGCTGTTCGTGGCGGATGGCTTTGGCGGCAACAAACTGATCCGCGCCAATCTGGACGGAACGGGCATTGAGACGATCGGCACAGACAATGCAATCGGCGTCCTGTTCGTCGATGTGACGCCGGTCCCCGAGCCGTCGTCGCTGGCACTGCTCGGCATGGGCCTGCTGGGCCTGGGCGGCACGCCCCTCCGCCGGCGAAGATGA